From a region of the Lactuca sativa cultivar Salinas chromosome 4, Lsat_Salinas_v11, whole genome shotgun sequence genome:
- the LOC111887362 gene encoding uncharacterized protein LOC111887362 has protein sequence MGILPEVIMVTQRSYLKQLHHKICGFGMLFFGSLGSINDINVLNRSPIFNNIYDGSAPDSSFQVRGTPYKYGYYLVDGIYPEYAVFVKSFTTPHGSRRKKFKRAQERARKDVERAFGALKKRWFILKKPAAYLSEEKLQEIMYTCLILHNMIIEDEGRAICAFNEEETIPETQPIEIGGEEYINKRADICCAETFHNLRNDLVEHIYGVQNINLNLDPPDDSEDEFSENDFM, from the coding sequence ATGGGCATTTTACCCGAGGTGATCATGGTCACCCAACGGTCATACTTGAAGCAGTTGCATCACAAGATATGTGGATTTGGCATGCTTTTTTTTGGTTCTCTTGGTTCGATTAACGACATCAACGTTCTTAATCGTTCACCAATATTTAACAACATATATGATGGATCTGCACCGGATTCTTCTTTTCAAGTGCGTGGAACGCCATATAAGTATGGTTATTATCTGGTCGATGGAATCTATCCTGAGTATGCTGTGTTTGTTAAATCTTTTACAACTCCACATGGTTCTAGACGAAAGAAATTCAAGAGAGCTCAAGAAAGAGCTAGGAAGGATGTTGAGCGTGCTTTTGGAGCTCTGAAGAAACGGTGGTTCATATTGAAAAAACCAGCAGCTTATTTAAGCGAGGAAAAACTTCAAGAAATCATGTATACATGTCTTATATTGCATAACATGATTATTGAAGACGAAGGAAGAGCGATATGTGCGTTTAACGAGGAAGAAACCATACCAGAGACACAACCAATAGAAATTGGTGGCGAAGAGTATATAAACAAGAGAGCAGACATATGTTGCGCTGAAACATTTCACAATCTTCGCAATGACTTGGTTGAACACATTTACGGGGTTCAAAACATTAACCTTAATTTGGATCCACCAGATGACTCCGAAGACGAGTTCTCAGAGAACGACTTTATGTAG
- the LOC111887358 gene encoding zinc transporter 11: MSRSLLFISLLLLLVISAAAHGGGEDDEDDDAQKPNLRSKSLILVKIWCLIIVFFGTFIGGVSPYFFKWNEGFLVLGTQFAGGVFLGTALMHFLSDANETFEDLTTVEYPFAFMLACAGYLLTMLGDCIISYVYGKERTPDVEGQGDNRNGKDEMKIGISSASSLGDSILLIIALCFHSVFEGIAIGIADTKADAWKALWTISLHKIFAAIAMGIALLRMIPDRPFLSCASYAFAFGISSPIGVAIGIVIDATTQGRVADWIFAVSMGIACGVFVYVSINHLLKGYKAQKVVSVDTPHHKLLAVTLGIGVIAVVMIWDT, translated from the exons ATGTCTCGTTCCCTTTTGTTCATCTCTCTCCTCCTTTTGCTTGTTATCTCCGCCGCTGCTCATGGCGGCGGCGAAGACGATGAGGACGATGACGCCCAGAAACCCAACCTCCGATCCAAATCCTTGATTCTGGTCAAGATATGGTGTTTAATAATAGTGTTCTTTGGGACTTTCATCGGAGGAGTCTCTCCCTACTTCTTCAAATGGAATGAAGGATTCTTGGTACTAGGCACCCAGTTCGCCGGCGGCGTATTTCTTGGAACAGCCTTGATGCATTTCCTGAGTGATGCCAATGAAACGTTTGAAGATTTAACAACAGTCGAATACCCTTTTGCCTTTATGTTGGCTTGTGCTGGCTATTTGCTTACTATGCTTGGTGATTGCATCATTTCCTATGTGTATGGAAAAGAGAGAACTCCTGATGTTGAAGGTCAAG GGGACAACAGAAATGGAAAAGACGAGATGAAGATTGGAATATCATCGGCTTCTTCACTTGGAGACAGCATCTTGTTGATAATCGCATTGTGTTTCCATTCAGTGTTTGAAGGCATAGCAATTGGGATCGCAGATACCAAAGCCGATGCTTGGAAAGCTCTGTGGACGATATCTCTTCACAAGATCTTTGCAGCAATTGCAATGGGAATTGCTCTTCTAAGGATGATACCAGATCGCCCATTCTTATCATGCGCATCTTACGCCTTCGCCTTTGGAATTTCAAGTCCAATTGGGGTTGCAATTGGAATTGTAATAGATGCCACCACACAGGGTCGGGTCGCAGATTGGATATTTGCAGTATCCATGGGAATAGCTTGTGGGGTGTTTGTATATGTATCCATTAACCATCTGCTAAAGGGTTACAAGGCACAGAAGGTCGTGTCCGTTGACACTCCCCATCATAAGTTATTGGCTGTGACGTTGGGTATTGGGGTGATTGCGGTTGTCATGATCTGGGATACCTAA